The genomic region GGTCAGCGAAGGTTCCACTTTTTATGCTCAGGGTGGGATCGCCGCCGTTTTCGACGAGACGGACAGCATCGATTCACATGTCGAAGATACGCTCATTGCCGGTGCCGGTATCTGCGATCGGCATGCAGTGCAATTTGTCGCCAGTAATGCCCGCTCCTGCGTACAGTGGCTGATCGATCAGGGCGTGCTTTTTGATACCCACGTTCAGCCTAATGGTGAGGAAAGTTATCATCTGACGAGAGAAGGCGGCCATAGTCATCGTCGCATTTTGCATGCCGCCGATGCCACCGGCAAAGAAGTGGAAACCACATTAGTCAGTCAGGCGCAGAATCATCCCAATATCAGAGTACTCGAACGCAGCAACGCCGTGGATTTGATTATCTCTGACAAAATTGGTCTGCCGGGAACCCGCCGGGTAGTGGGTGCCTGGATCTGGAATCGTAATAAAGAGACTGTTGAAACCTGCCACGCAAAATCCGTCGTCCTGGCGACCGGCGGCGCGTCTAAGGTCTACCAATACACGACGAACCCCGATATCTCTTCCGGCGACGGTATCGCCATGGCCTGGCGTGCAGGATGCAGGGTCGCTAACCTCGAATTTAATCAGTTTCACCCCACCGCGCTTTATCACCCGCAGGCACGTAATTTTCTCCTCACCGAAGCGTTACGCGGCGAAGGGGCTTACCTTAAGCGCCCGGATGGCACTCGCTTTATGCCGGACTTTGACGAACGAGGCGAACTGGCCCCGCGTGATATCGTTGCCCGTGCCATTGACCATGAAATGAAACGTCTCGGTGCAGACTGCATGTTCCTTGATATCAGCCATAAACCAGAGGAGTTTGTGCGTCAGCATTTCCCGATGATTTATGAAAAGCTGCTGGGCCTTGGGATAGACCTGACGAAAGAGTCGGTTCCCATTGTTCCTGCGGCGCATTACACCTGTGGCGGTGTGATGGTCGATGACTATGGACGTACCGATGTCGATGGGCTGTATGCGATTGGTGAAGTGAGCTACACCGGGTTGCATGGTGCAAACAGGATGGCGTCGAACTCGCTGCTGGAATGTCTGGTATATGGCTGGTCAGCCGCTGAAGATATCGACAGGCGGATGCCTTACGCTCGCGGCGTCAACACACTTCCCGCCTGGGATGAAAGTCGTGTGGAAAATCCGGATGAGTTGGTGGTGATTCAACATAACTGGCATGAGCTGCGTTTATTTATGTGGGACTACGTCGGCATAGTGCGCACCACCAAACGCCTGGAGCGTGCCCTGCGGCGTATCACGATGTTGCAACAAGAGATCGATGAATATTACGCTCACTTCCGCGTGTCGAACAATTTGCTGGAACTGCGCAACCTGGTGCAGGTTGCGGAACTGATCGTGCGCTGCGCAATGATGCGTAAAGAGAGCCGTGGGCTTCACTACACGCTCGATTACCCCGAGCTACAGGCCGACTCGGGTCCGTCGATTCTTTCGCCGTTAACGGCTTACATAAACAGGTAAAAGGCCTGGGTCAGCGCCGTGTAGCCTTCGGAATAACGCTGATCTAGCCCTCGAATCACCAGCCTGTCGCTGAAGCATTCTCCCTTTTTTGGCGAGAATGCCAGCAACACCCGATGCGGCAAGCGCGCTTCCGTCTCTGCCACATCAGTCCGCAAGCGCAGATGCCAGCCCATACTTAACGCCTGCTGGGTAAATGAATGACCGATATTCTCCGGCAGGACCACGCATAAAAACCCTTCTTCAGTAATCAAGCCCGTCGCGGTCGCCAGCAGCGCCGAATGGTCCAGCGTCGTGGTATATCGCGCCTGCTCCCGCTGAGGCGTAGCGCATTCAACGCCCTGTTCATAATAAGGGGGATTGCTGATGATAAGATCGTATTTCGCCGTCTGGCGCGCAGCCCAAAGCTGAACATCCTCTGCGTGAACGGTCACGCGATTCGCCCAGTTTGACTGCGAGATGTTTTCCTGAGCCTGAGCAGCCGCGTCGTTGTCCAGTTCAACCGCATCGAGAGTGACGTTGTCATCGGTACGTTGTGCCAGCATCAAGGCCAGCAACCCGCTGCCCGTGCCGATATCAAGGATCTTCTTTACCCCGGCAACGGGTGCCCACGCCCCCAATAGAATTCCGTCCGTTCCAACTTTCATTGCACAGCGATCGTGCGCGATAAAAAACTGCTTAAAAGTAAATCCATTACGACGAAGGAAGGATGTAGACTGGGGCATGAAATAAAAACCTTGCAGAAATACGGCGATAGCACCGGAAGAAACAATACCTGAGAAGCGATATCCATACAAACAGATGAAGATTACAGCCGTAACGTCTATAATCAGCGCCCCACACAGAGGTAGAACATGACTGTAACGACTTTTTCCGAACTTGAACTCGATGAAAGCCTGCTGGAAGCCCTCCAGGAAAAAGGTTTCACTCGCCCGACCGCCATTCAGGCTGCCGCCATTCCGCCTGCGCTCGAAGGCCGTGATGTACTCGGTTCTGCGCCGACAGGCACCGGTAAAACGGCGGCATATCTGCTGCCCGCGTTGCAGCACCTGCTCGACTTCCCGCGCAAAAAATCAGGGCCGCCACGTATTTTAATCCTTACGCCGACACGCGAACTGGCGATGCAGGTTGCGGATCATGCCCGTGAACTGGCAAAGAATACGCACCTGGACATCGCGACGATTACCGGTGGCGTTGCGTATATGAACCACGCCGAAGTCTTTAGTGAAAACCAGGATATCGTGGTCGCCACCACCGGTCGTCTGCTGCAGTACATAAAAGAAGAGAATTTTGACTGCCGCGCAGTTGAAACGCTGATCCTTGATGAAGCTGACCGTATGCTGGATATGGGTTTTGCTCAGGATATCGAACATATCGCGGGTGAAACCCGCTGGCGTAAGCAAACCCTACTGTTCTCCGCGACGCTGGAAGGCGATGCCATTAAAGATTTTGCTGAACGTCTGCTGGAAGATCCGGTAGAAGTTTCCGCGATCCCATCCACCCGTGAGCGTAAAAAAATTCACCAGTGGTACTACCGTGCGGATAATTTCGAACATAAATTCGAGTTGTTGAAGCATCTGCTAAAACAGGATGATGCGACGCGCACCATCGTATTCGTACGTAAGCGTGAGCGCGTTCATGAATTAGCCGAAAAGCTGCGTCTGGCAGGAATCAACAACTGCTATCTTGAAGGCGAGATGGCGCAGATCAAACGTAACGAAGGCATTAAGCGTCTCACCGACGGTCGCGTTAACGTACTGGTTGCCACTGACGTTGCCGCCCGTGGGATCGATATTCCTGATGTGAGCCACGTCATTAACTTCGACATGCCGCGCAGCGGGGATACCTATCTTCACCGCATCGGCCGTACGGGCCGTGCAGGCCGTAAAGGTACCGCGATTTCTCTGGTGGAAGCGCACGATCATCTGTTGCTACTGAAAATTGGCCGCTATATCGAAGAGCCGCTAAAATCACGCGTTATTGATGAGCTTCGCCCCACCTCACGTGCACCGAGTGAAAAGATGACGGGCAAACCATCGAAGAAAGCACTCGCGAAACGTGAAGAGAAGAAAAAAGAGAAACAAAAAGAGAAGCCGCGTGTGAAGGTTCGCCATCGCGACGCCAAAAATATCGGTAAGCGCCGTAAGCCGAGCGGTACGAATACGCCAGCGCAGACGGACAAAGAGTAAAAAAACGCCGGGATAAACCCGGCGTTTTTAATTGAACGTTAAGCCTTACAGGCTTTCAGTAAAGGTACGAGCGATAACGTCGCGCTGTTGTTCTGGCGTCAGTGAGTTGAAACGCACGGCATAACCAGAAACACGGATGGTCAGCTGCGGATATTTTTCCGGATGCTTAACGGCATCTTCCAGCGTTTCGCGGCGCAGAACGTTAACGTTCAAATGCTGACCACCTTCCACGCGAACTTCCGGTTTCACTTCCATCGGAATTTCACGGTACTCAATTTCACCCAGTTTGCTTACTGCGACCACTTCGTCTTCTGAATAACCTGCTTTTGCAACGATGCAACGTGCTTCACCTTTTTCGCTGTCCAGCAGCCAAAAGGAATTCAGCAGGTCGTCATTTGCGGCTTTAGTAATCTGGATACCTGTAATCATGTGATGCCTCCCCGGCAATTTTAATTGATTAGAGTTGGTCGACACGCGGCCAATTGGTAAAACCATTGTTGCTTGAGTGTATATATACCCCCCCTACCCCCGCGATTCTTTGATTTAAATCAACAAAAACCACACCGTAAACATGGTGATGTAGTGAAATTATTGTTTTACATCAAGTTACGCATCATGAAAGTATCAACTTTTTACATAAATTTTCAACTTTACTCAGCGCGTTATGCTCAGGGTTCGGGAGAGAATTTTGCGCCATAGAAAGAAGCAGTTAAGCTAGGGAGATTGAAAATTCGCAGGAGAGCGAAATGACCACAGAATTAACCTGGCATGATGTACTGGCAGAAGAAAAACAGCAGCCCTACTTTGTAAATACGTTACACACCGTCGCCGAAGAACGTCAGGCTGGGGTAACCGTGTATCCGCCGCAAAAAGATGTGTTCAATGCGTTTCGCTTTACTGAACTGGGGGATGTCAAAGTCGTGATCCTTGGGCAGGATCCGTATCATGGCCCCGGGCAGGCCCATGGACTGGCATTCTCGGTACGTCCCGGGATTGCGACGCCACCATCATTACTCAACATGTATAAAGAGCTGGAAAATTCACTTCCCGGCTTTACCCGTCCGACTCACGGTTATCTGGAAAGCTGGGCGCGCCAGGGTGTGCTCCTGCTGAATACAGTGCTTACGGTTCGTGCCGGTCAGGCCCATTCACATGCCAGTCTGGGTTGGGAAACGTTTACCGATAAGGTAATCAGCCTCATCAATGAACATCGTGAAGGTGTCGTTTTTCTGCTCTGGGGTTCCCATGCTCAGAAAAAAGGGGCGATTATCGATCAGAAGCGTCACCATGTGCTGAAAGCTCCACATCCATCACCGCTGTCGGCACACCGTGGGTTCTTTGGCTGCAATCATTTTGTATTGGCAAATCAGTGGCTGGAACAACGTGGCGAGAAGCCGATCGACTGGATGCCAGTGTTACCGGCAGAAAGTGAGTAAGGTGAGTCAGTTTGCCAGATGGCGACGCTAATGCGGCTTATCCGGCCTACGGGTAGATCGCCGTATATTGGCCCGGCAAGCGTAGCGCTACCGGGCCTCAGTGTCAGTTACGCTTTGTTCTGACGCCACCATTCGGCGAGCAGCACGCCTGCAGCAACCGAAACGTTCAGGCTTTCAACATTGCCCGTGCCGTCAATTTTGACGCACAGATCGCTGGCGTCGCGCGCCGCTTCAGGCAGGCCTTCAGCTTCCTGCCCCAGCACCAGCACCATTTTTTCTGGCAGCTCGGTTTTGAACAGCGGTTTGCCATTCTCTCCGGAAGTGGTCACCACGGTGTATCCCGCCTGACGGAAGTCATCCAGAACATCAACAGTACTGTCGCCTGTAATGGGCTGAACGTGTTCTGCACCACCTTCGGCTGTACGAATCGCCGCACCAGATTCCAGCAGGGCTGCATCCTGTACCACAACGGCCTTCACACCAAAGTGGGCACAGCTGCGCATCATACCGCCGAGGTTATGCGGGTTAGATTCCTTTTCCAGTGCCAGAACACAGTCCTGCGTACCAGCCTGACTCACCCACTGCTTAACGGTAGTGCCGTTACGCTTTTTAATCAGGAAACAGACGCCGCCGTGATGCTCAGTACCAGAGGCTTTCGCCAGTTCAGCTTCATCAACCACATGATAGGCTTTGCGGTTCGCGGCCATCCAGCGTAGCGCCTCTTTAAAGCGAGGGGTGACGCTCTGAATGAACCATGCGCGAACAATCGCGTCCGGACGACTCTGGAACAGAGCCTGACAGGCATTTTCGCCGTAGACGCGGGTTTCTTCCGCGCGTTGACGACGCAATACTTCAGGGTCAATAAAGCTTTTACCGCTAATACCACCGTGATCGGCTTTTTCAGCCGTTTCATCACCCGGCGCACGAGACACGGTACGCCACGGTGAGTCCTCACGCTTGCGATCGCGGCTTTGAGAGGGTCTTTCATCGCGGGCGGGGCGACGGCCACCGTCAGCACGAGATTTTCCTGGACGCCCGCCCCCTTTCCCGGTACGCGGGTTATGGGTACGTTTATCAGAATCATCATCACTGCGGACATACATCACTTTGACCTTGCCGCTTTTATTTTTCAATTCATCGTTCATGCTTTTCTCCACCAGCGCTGCGCGAAGCGCGCAGATTACCTGATGTGCACCAGGTAAGCCATTATTTCATTTAAAAGCTTATGACTATTGTACGTATTGAATAAAACGCATTGTTGTTTAAAACAGTCTCATCGATAATATGTAACATATTGGAAACATACCGGCTTATCAGCCGCTCATTACACCTATCTATCCAGAGGTTAGTTATGAATACCGTTTGTACCAGCTGCCAGGCCATCAACCGCATTCCCGACGATCGGGTTGAAGATGCGGCAAAATGCGGACGCTGTGGTCACGATCTCTTCGACGGTGAGGTGATCAATGCGACCGGTGAAACGCTGGATAAACTGCTGAAAGACGATCTTCCCGTTGTGATCGACTTCTGGGCCCCCTGGTGCGGCCCGTGCCGTAACTTTGCGCCAATCTTCGAAGACGTCGCTGAAGAGCGCAGCGGCAAGGTTCGCTTCGTGAAAGTCAACACAGAAGCGGAACGTGAACTGAGCGCGCGATTCGGTATCCGTAGCATTCCGACGATTATGATCTTCAAAAATGGTCAGGTTGTCGACATGTTGAATGGCGCGGTACCTAAAGCGCCGTTTGACAGTTGGCTCAACGAATCACTGTAATCTCTCTGGGGCACATCTTGTGCCCCGTTTTCACCTCTGCGACAATAGCATTTTTCATCGCATTCTCTATGACTGAAAACGCTGTTCTTAAGCTTCGCGCAGAGCGCCTGGCGCGCGCCACTCGCCCTTTTCTCGCCAGAGGTAACCGCATCCGTCGCTGCCAGCGCTGTTTGCTGCCGCTCAAACTCTGTTTGTGCGAAACGCTGTCCCCCTCTCAGGCGAAAAGCCGTTTTTGCCTGGTGATGTTTGATACTGAACCGATGAAGCCAAGCAATACCGGGCGCCTTGTTGCCGATATTTTGCCTGACACGACCGCATTTCAGTGGTCTCGTACTGAGCCACCCCAGGCGCTGCTGGATCTTGTCAACACCCCGGATTACCAGCCGATGGTCGTTTTTCCTGCATCCTATGCCGGGGAAGCGCGTGAAGTGATTTTCACACCGCCTACAGGTAAACCACCGCTGTTTATTATGCTTGATGGCACCTGGCCGGAAGCGCGCAAAATGTTTCGTAAAAGCCCCTATCTCGACGCTCTGCCAGTGATTTCTGTGGATCTGTCGCGTCTTTCAACCTATCACCTGCGTGAAGTCCATGCCGAAGGGCAATACTGCACGGCAGAAGTGGCGATTGCCCTGCTGGACCTGGCCGATGATGCCACTGCAGCAAGCGCCCTGAGCGATCACTTCACCTGCTTCAAGACACGCTATCTTGCAGGAAAAACTCAACATCAGGGAAGCGTCACAGCAGAATCGGTAGAAAGCGTTTAAAATCATTCGGTCACTTTTGTGTAAGGGAAACCGGTATGAGTCAGCGAGGACTGGAAGCGCTTCTACGACCCAAATCAATCGCGGTGATCGGCGCATCAATGAAGCCCAACCGGGCGGGTTACCTGATGATGCGCAATCTGCTGGCGGGAGGTTTTAATGGTCCCGTCTTACCGGTGACGCCCACCTGGAAAGCCGTATTAGGCGTTCTGGCCTGGTCGGATATAGCCAGCCTCCCCTTTACCCCCGACCTGGCTGTACTGTGTACCAACGCCAGTCGTAACCTGGCATTACTGGAAGCGTTGGGGGAAAAAGGGTGTAAAACCTGCATAATCCTCTCTGCGCCAGCGACTCAAAAAAGTGAACTCCTCAGCTGCGCGCAACGCTTTAACATGCGCTTACTGGGGCCAAATAGCCTGGGACTTCTTGCTCCGTGGCAAGGTCTGAATGCCAGCTTTTCTCCCGTTCCTATTAAGCGCGGCAAGCTGGCTTTTATTTCTCAGTCCGCCGCTGTGTCCAATACCATCCTCGACTGGGCGCAACAGCGGGAGATGGGTTTCTCCTACTTTATTGCGTTGGGCGATAGTCTGGACATTGATGTCGACGAGCTGCTGGACTACCTGGCGCGCGACAGCAAAACCAGTGCAATTTTGCTTTACCTTGAACATCTCAGCGATGCACGGCGCTTTGTGTCCGCAGCGCGCAGTGCCTCGCGTAACAAGCCGATACTGGTGATTAAAAGCGGCCGCAGCCCGGCAGCACAGCGTTTGTTACACTCCAGCGCCGGAATGGACCCTGCATGGGACGCCGCCATCCAGCGCGCCGGTTTGCTGCGTGTGCGCGATACCCACGAACTCTTTTCAGCGGTCGAAACGCTCAGTCATATGCGGCCATTGCGTGGCGACAGATTGATGATCATCAGTAACGGTGCTGCGCCTGCGGCGTTGGCGCTTGATGAGCTTTGGGTGCGCAACGGTAAGCTGGCCACGTTGAGCGAAGAAACCAGCCAAAAACTGCGCGATGCGCTACCACAACACGTTGAAGTAGCAAACCCGCTTGATCTTCGGGATGACGCCAGTATTGAGCACTACTCTTTATCCCTGGATATCCTGCTTGCCAGTCAGGATTTTGACGCTTTGCTGGTGATTCACTCCCCAAGTGCCGCAGCGCCTGGCACCGAAAGCGCCCAGGCGTTGATTGAAACGATCAAACACCATCCACGCGGCAAATTCATTTCGCTGTTAACTAACTGGTGCGGGGAGCATTCATCACAGGAAGCCCGACGGCTATTCAGTGAAGCCGGTGTGCCCACCTACCGTACACCGGAAGGCACCATCACCGCTTTTATGCACATGGTGGAGTACCGGCGAAACCAGAAACAACTGCGGGAAACGCCCGCCCTGCCCAGTAACCTGACGACCAATACCCTGGCAGCGCACGATCTCCTGCAGCAGGCGATTGCTGACGGTGCCAGTTCGCTCGACACGCATGAAGTTCAGCCAATTCTTCAGGCCTATGGTTTACATACTCTCCCGACCTGGATTGCCAGCGACAGCGCCGAAGCGGTGCATATTGCCGAGCAGATCGGCTACCCGGTCGCGCTGAAGTTACGTTCGCCGGATATCCCACATAAATCTGAAGTTCAGGGCGTTATGCTCTATTTGCGTACAGCAAACGAAGTGCAACAGGCCGCCAATGCCATTTTTGACCGCGTGAAGATGGCCTGGCCGCAGGCGCGCATTCACGGACTGCTGGTGCAAAGCATGGCGAACCGTGCGGGTGCACAGGAACTTCGCGTTGTGGTTGAACACGATCCGGTATTTGGTCCCCTGATCATGCTGGGTGAAGGCGGCGTTGAGTGGCGTCCTGAAGAGCAGGCCGTGGTGGCGTTACCACCGCTGAACATGAATCTTGCACGTTATTTAGTCATTCAGGGGATCAAGAGCAAAAAGATCCGCGGTCGTAGTGCGCTGCGTCCGCTGGATGTTGCTGGTTTAAGCCAACTGCTGGTACAGGTTTCCAACCTGATTGTTGACTGTCCTGAAATTCAGCGGCTCGATATTCACCCGCTGCTGGCTTCTGCCGGGGAATTCACGGCGCTTGACGTCACGCTGGATATCGCCCCCTTCACGGGCGACAATGAAAGCCGTCTCGCTGTCCGCCCTTATCCTCAGCAATTAGAGGAGTGGGTGGAATTGAAAAATGGCGATCGTTGTCTGTTCCGTCCTATCCTGCCTGAAGACGAGCCACAACTTCAGCAGTTCATTTCTCAGGTCACAAAAGAAGATCTTTACTACCGTTACTTTAGCGAGATCAACGAATTTACTCATGAAGATTTAGCTAACATGACCCAGATCGACTACGATCGGGAAATGGCGTTTGTTGCGGTAAGACGCGTTGATCAAACTGAAGAGATCCTTGGCGTAACGCGTGCCATCTCCGACCCGGATAATATCGATGCAGAATTTGCTGTGCTGGTTCGTTCAGATCTCAAAGGGTTAGGATTAGGTCGCCGGTTAATGGAAAAATTGATTACCTATACACGCGATCACGGACTCAGTCGGCTGAATGGTATTACGATGCCAAATAATCGTGGCATGGTGGCGCTGGCTCGCAAGCTCGGTTTCAGCGTCGATATCCAACTTGAAGAGGGTATCGTTGGGCTGACGCTGAACCTGGCAAAGCCTGGTGAGTCATGAGTAAGGCACTGGAAATGTTGACCACTTTTCATCGGACAGTGTTATCATTGCCCGCTTATGTCGTCTGCATTGTACAGACGACCCTTCAATGAACAGAGAAGAAATGCACTGTGATGTTGTCAAAATTTAAGCGTAATAAACATCAACAACACCTTGCCCAACTACCTAAGATTTCTCAATCAGTTGATGATGTCGATTTCTTTTACGCTCCCGCTAATTTCAGGGAGATCTTGCTGGAGAAGATAGCCAGCGCGAAGAACCGTATTTGCATTGTTGCTCTGTATCTGGAGCAAGATGACGGCGGTAAAGGCATTCTGAATGCGCTCTACGAGGCTAAACGGCAACGTCCTGAACTGGATGTTCGCGTTCTTGTCGACTGGCACCGTGCCCAGCGCGGGCGAATTGGCGCTGCGGCTGCCAACACCAATGCTGACTGGTATTGCCGGATGGCGCATGAAAATCCAGGTGTAGACGTCCCCGTTTATGGCGTCCCGGTTAATACTCGGGAAGCCCTCGGCGTATTGCATTTTAAAGGATTCATCATTGACGACAGCGTTCTCTATAGCGGTGCCAGTCTGAATGACGTTTATCTGCATCAGCATGATAAATACCGTTACGATCGGTATCAGCTGATTCGTAATGCGCAAATGGCTGACATCATGTTCGAATGGGTCACGCAGAACCTGATGAACGGCCGGGGCGTTAATCGTCTGGATAATACGCAGCGCCCGAAAAGCCCTGAAATTAAAAACGATATTCGCCTGTATCGTCAGGAGTTACGCGATGCCTCATACCAATTCCAGGGTAACGCTGACAACGAACAGTTGTCCGTAACTCCGCTTGTGGGGCTGGGAAAATCCAGCTTACTGAATAAGACCATTTTCCATCTTATGCCCTGTGCGGAGCATAAGCTCACGATTTGTACCCCCTATTTCAACCTGCCAGCTATTCTTGTGCGGAACATCATTCAGTTGCTTCGCGAAGGGAAGAAGGTTGAGATCATCGTCGGTGATAAAACGGCGAATGATTTTTACATTCCAGAAAATGAACCCTTCAAGATTATCGGCGCACTGCCTTATCTCTATGAAATTAACCTGCGCCGCTTCCTGAGCCGCTTACAGTATTACGTTAATACCGATCAACTGGTCGTTCGTCTGTGGAAAGATGATGACAATACGTACCATCTGAAAGGAATGTGGGTTGATGATAAGTGGATGCTGCTAACCGGGAACAACCTTAACCCGCGAGCGTGGCGCCTGGATCTTGAAAACGCGATCCTGATCCACGATCCTAAGCAGGAACTGGCTCCGCAGAGAGAAAAAGAGCTGGAGCTGATCCGTACCAATACAACAATCGTGAAACATTATCGCGATTTGCAAAGTATTGCCGACTATCCGGTTAAAGTACGCAAACTGATCCGTCGATTACGCCGTATTCGCATTGACAGACTGATCAGCCGCATTCTGTAAGCAAAACCCCGTCCTGAACGGGGTTTTTTCTATGGAGAAAACGGTGCGCATTACTGTTCTTTTGTGTGGATTCATCCTTTCCGGCTGTAGCCATATGGCGCAGGATAAGTGGGGCGGTCAGGATAAAGCTCAGCATTTTATCGCGTCGGCAATGCTCTCAGCGGCGGGCAATGAATACGCGCAGCATCAGGGGTTGAACCGCGACCGCAGCGCAGCTTTTGGTGTGATATTTTCACTAAGTCTGGGGGCGTCGAAGGAGCTTTGGGACAGCCGCCCCGATGGGAGCGGCTGGAGCTGGAAAGATTTTGCCTGGGATGTGGCAGGTGCGACGACCGGCTACG from Citrobacter sp. RHB25-C09 harbors:
- the pssA gene encoding CDP-diacylglycerol--serine O-phosphatidyltransferase; its protein translation is MLSKFKRNKHQQHLAQLPKISQSVDDVDFFYAPANFREILLEKIASAKNRICIVALYLEQDDGGKGILNALYEAKRQRPELDVRVLVDWHRAQRGRIGAAAANTNADWYCRMAHENPGVDVPVYGVPVNTREALGVLHFKGFIIDDSVLYSGASLNDVYLHQHDKYRYDRYQLIRNAQMADIMFEWVTQNLMNGRGVNRLDNTQRPKSPEIKNDIRLYRQELRDASYQFQGNADNEQLSVTPLVGLGKSSLLNKTIFHLMPCAEHKLTICTPYFNLPAILVRNIIQLLREGKKVEIIVGDKTANDFYIPENEPFKIIGALPYLYEINLRRFLSRLQYYVNTDQLVVRLWKDDDNTYHLKGMWVDDKWMLLTGNNLNPRAWRLDLENAILIHDPKQELAPQREKELELIRTNTTIVKHYRDLQSIADYPVKVRKLIRRLRRIRIDRLISRIL
- a CDS encoding YfiM family lipoprotein: MRITVLLCGFILSGCSHMAQDKWGGQDKAQHFIASAMLSAAGNEYAQHQGLNRDRSAAFGVIFSLSLGASKELWDSRPDGSGWSWKDFAWDVAGATTGYALWQMAHY